One window of Strix aluco isolate bStrAlu1 chromosome 24, bStrAlu1.hap1, whole genome shotgun sequence genomic DNA carries:
- the LOC141934129 gene encoding gastrin/cholecystokinin-like peptide, with the protein MKMKVCIGLVLAVVATSGLCRPAAEVPGAAGGPRQLPPSLVRRDWPEALSQEQKHLISRFLPHIFTELSDRKGYVHGDEGTEALHDHYYPDWMDFGRRSAEDAGDAA; encoded by the exons ATGAAGATGAAGGTGTGCATCGGCCTCGTCCTCGCCGTCGTGGCGACCTCCGGCCTGTGCCGACCCGCGGCCGAGGTGCCGGGTGCTGCGGGGGGCCCCCGCCAGCTCCCCCCCAGCCTGGTCCGGCGGGACTGGCCCGAGGCCCTGTCCCAGGAGCAGAAGCACCTCATCTCCCGGTTCCTGCCCCACATCTTCACAG AGCTGAGCGACCGCAAGGGCTACGTGCACGGGGACGAGGGGACGGAGGCCCTGCACGACCACTACTACCCCGACTGGATGGACTTCGGCCGCCGCAGCGCCGAGGACGCGGGCGATGCCGCGTAG
- the HAP1 gene encoding huntingtin-associated protein 1 isoform X1, which produces MEIWSSPAAYEEPSGKAERGGGTDPIARELEEVLCAERVVRITKTYHDIDAVTNLLDEKERDLELAARIGQSLLKQNRSLTERNELLEEQLELAKEEIAQLRHEVSMRDDLLHFYTTTTEESEPTSATSTPLRRHESSLSLQQYFQYDTLQQKLKCLEEENQKLRMEAASIATKTSQYEDQEQQLMIDCVEQFSEASQQVVYLSDELARKAEDTARQQEEISQLLAQVVDLQHKCRTYGSEVEELQQHLALAKEVQQQLRMELRDLQEKYAECGGMLQEAQEEVKNLRGRSLPNSTVSRYGATSLLPVDSLAAEIKGMMRKGTDSSSSDYRSYLRVFETVKAVNQAAKAKSCSESPHNMPGSKQLSAAPSGGASTPRTVCSGSEGTRAPGQQDLEAAVQRLSAQQQSHASEERSFFEAEREHKLWRLRDGEGSSGFLTPDESIVSTGTNYSGGSELTAGSGFSLGSLTYLPDKLQIVKPLEGSVTLHHWQQLARPNLGGILVPRPGVLTKDFRQLDTDLEEVYSLNDLEEDDVDASSFQLLPTSVPTKAKERPGVFLSVNNLPQTPSTFTVTTCHILHPTTEITTVTPSLYNAVVPSCGPFEGLSLGTPSPEPSSPVLPPGPGPPSTPLGLVRLLLVRGISASVPGPGTRWAPLLPPQHADSPPFPAPGGQHRPPPRSSIFSLNLVEKL; this is translated from the exons ATGGAGATCTGGAGCAGCCCCGCCGCCTACGAGGAGCCGAGCGGGaaggcggagcggggcggcggcacCGACCCCATCGCCCGGGAGCTggaggaag TCCTGTGCGCTGAGCGCGTGGTCAGGATCACAAAGACCTACCACGACATCGATGCCGTCACCAACCTGCTGGATGAG AAGGAGCGGGACCTGGAGCTGGCGGCGCGCATCGGGCAGTCCCTGCTGAAACAGAACCGGAGCCTGACTGAGCGCAACGAGCTcctggaggagcagctggagtTGGCCAAAGAGGAG ATTGCGCAGCTGCGCCACGAGGTCTCCATGCGGGACGATCTGCTCCACTTCTACACCACCACGACGGAGGAGAGCGAGCCCACCTCCGCCACCTCCACCCC gctGCGCCGGCACGAGTCCTCGCTGTCCCTGCAGCAGTACTTCCAGTACGACACGCTGCAGCAGAAACTCAAGTGCCTGGAGGAGGAGAACCAGAAGCTTCGCATGGAG GCCGCCAGCATCGCAACCAAGACCTCTCAGTACGAGGACCAGGAGCAGCAGCTGATGATCGACTGTGTGGAGCAGTTCT CCGAAGCCAGCCAGCAGGTCGTTTACCTCTCGGACGAGCTGGCCCGCAAGGCCGAGGACACGGCGCGGCAGCAGGAGGAGATCAGCCAGCTCCTGGCGCAGGTCGTCGACCTGCAGCACAAGTGCCGCACG TACGGCTCGGAGGTGGAGGAGCTCCAGCAGCACCTGGCCCTGGCCAAggaggtgcagcagcagctccggATGGAG CTGCGGGACCTGCAGGAGAAGTACGCCGAGTGCGGGGGGATGCTGCAGGAGGCCCAGGAGGAGGTCAAGAACCTGCGCGGCCGCAGCCTCCCCAACAGCACCGTCAGCCGCTACGGCGCGACCAGCCTCCTGCCCGTG GACTCGCTGGCGGCTGAGATCAAGGGGATGATGAGGAAGGGGACAGACAGCTCCTCCTCAGACTACAG GAGCTACCTGCGCGTCTTTGAGACGGTGAAAGCGGTGAACCAGGCGGCCAAAGCCAAGTCTTGCTCCGAGTCTCCCCACAACATGCCGGGCTCCAAGCAGTTGTCAGCCGCCCCCTCCGGGGGGGCCAGCACCCCCCGCACCGTCTGCTCCGGCTCCGAGGGCACCCG GGCCCCGGGGCAGCAGGACCTGGAGGCCGCGGTGCAGCGGCTGTCGGCGCAGCAGCAGAGCCATGCCTCGGAGGAGCGCTCCTTCTTCGAGGCGGAGCGGGAGCACAAGCTGTGGCGGCTGAGGGACGGGGAGGGCTCCAGCGGCTTCCTCACCCCCGACGAGAGCATCGTCTCCACTGGGACCAACTACTCGGGGGGCTCCGAGCTCACAGCCGGCTCCGGCTTCTCCCTCGGCTCCCTCACCTACCTGCCCGACAAGCTGCAGATCGTGAAGCCCCTGGAAG gCTCTGTGACACTCCACCACTGGCAGCAGCTGGCACGGCCCAACCTGGGGGGGATCCTGGTGCCCCGTCCCGGGGTGCTCACCAAAGACTTCAGGCAGCTGGACACCGACCTGGAGGAGGTCTACAGCCTCAACGACCTGGAGGAGGACGACGTGGACGCCAGCTCCTTCCAGCTGCTCCCTACCTCAGTGCCCACCAAAGCCAAGGAGCGCCCCGGGG TGTTCCTCTCTGTTAACAACCTCCCCCAGACCCCGTCTACCTTCACCGTCACTACCTGCCACATCCTCCACCCCACCACTGAGATCACCACGGTGACACCCAG TCTGTATAACGCCGTCGTGCCTTCTTGTGGGCCCTTTGAGGGGCTGAGCCTGGGCACCCCTTCACCAGAGCCGTCCTCCCCCGTGCTGCCACCTGGCCCCGGACCCCCGAGCACCCCCCTGGGACTCGTCAGGCTCTTGCTTGTGCGGGGGATCTCTGCCTCCGTGCCAGGGCCTGGGACACGGTgggcccctctgctccccccccagCACGCTGACAGCCCGCCCTTCCCTGCGCCCGGGGGGCAGCACAGACCCCCACCCAGGAGCAGCATCTTCAGCTTGAACCTGGTGGAGAAGCTTTGA
- the EIF1 gene encoding eukaryotic translation initiation factor 1, with product MSAIQNLQPFDPFADASKGDDLLPAGTEDYIHIRIQQRNGRKTLTTVQGIADDYDKKKLVKAFKKKFACNGTVIEHPEYGEVIQLQGDQRKNICQFLVEIGLAKDDQLKVHGF from the exons ATGTCCGCTATCCAGAACCTCCAACCCTTCG ACCCCTTTGCTGATGCAAGTAAGGGTGATGACCTGCTCCCTGCCGGCACTGAGGACTACATCCATATAAGGATCCAGCAGCGGAACGGCAGGAAGACCCTCACCACAGTCCAGGGCATCGCGGATGATTACGATAAAAAGAAACTGGTGAAGGCCTTCAAAAAG AAATTTGCCTGCAATGGAACTGTAATTGAGCACCCTGAATATGGAGAAGTGATTCAGTTGCAAGGTGACCAGCGCAAGAACATATGCCAGTTCCTCGTGGAG attgGACTGGCTAAAGACGACCAGCTGAAAGTCCATGGGTTTTAA
- the HAP1 gene encoding huntingtin-associated protein 1 isoform X2, whose amino-acid sequence MEIWSSPAAYEEPSGKAERGGGTDPIARELEEVLCAERVVRITKTYHDIDAVTNLLDEKERDLELAARIGQSLLKQNRSLTERNELLEEQLELAKEEIAQLRHEVSMRDDLLHFYTTTTEESEPTSATSTPLRRHESSLSLQQYFQYDTLQQKLKCLEEENQKLRMEAASIATKTSQYEDQEQQLMIDCVEQFSEASQQVVYLSDELARKAEDTARQQEEISQLLAQVVDLQHKCRTYGSEVEELQQHLALAKEVQQQLRMELRDLQEKYAECGGMLQEAQEEVKNLRGRSLPNSTVSRYGATSLLPVDSLAAEIKGMMRKGTDSSSSDYRSYLRVFETVKAVNQAAKAKSCSESPHNMPGSKQLSAAPSGGASTPRTVCSGSEGTRAPGQQDLEAAVQRLSAQQQSHASEERSFFEAEREHKLWRLRDGEGSSGFLTPDESIVSTGTNYSGGSELTAGSGFSLGSLTYLPDKLQIVKPLEGSVTLHHWQQLARPNLGGILVPRPGVLTKDFRQLDTDLEEVYSLNDLEEDDVDASSFQLLPTSVPTKAKERPGVCITPSCLLVGPLRG is encoded by the exons ATGGAGATCTGGAGCAGCCCCGCCGCCTACGAGGAGCCGAGCGGGaaggcggagcggggcggcggcacCGACCCCATCGCCCGGGAGCTggaggaag TCCTGTGCGCTGAGCGCGTGGTCAGGATCACAAAGACCTACCACGACATCGATGCCGTCACCAACCTGCTGGATGAG AAGGAGCGGGACCTGGAGCTGGCGGCGCGCATCGGGCAGTCCCTGCTGAAACAGAACCGGAGCCTGACTGAGCGCAACGAGCTcctggaggagcagctggagtTGGCCAAAGAGGAG ATTGCGCAGCTGCGCCACGAGGTCTCCATGCGGGACGATCTGCTCCACTTCTACACCACCACGACGGAGGAGAGCGAGCCCACCTCCGCCACCTCCACCCC gctGCGCCGGCACGAGTCCTCGCTGTCCCTGCAGCAGTACTTCCAGTACGACACGCTGCAGCAGAAACTCAAGTGCCTGGAGGAGGAGAACCAGAAGCTTCGCATGGAG GCCGCCAGCATCGCAACCAAGACCTCTCAGTACGAGGACCAGGAGCAGCAGCTGATGATCGACTGTGTGGAGCAGTTCT CCGAAGCCAGCCAGCAGGTCGTTTACCTCTCGGACGAGCTGGCCCGCAAGGCCGAGGACACGGCGCGGCAGCAGGAGGAGATCAGCCAGCTCCTGGCGCAGGTCGTCGACCTGCAGCACAAGTGCCGCACG TACGGCTCGGAGGTGGAGGAGCTCCAGCAGCACCTGGCCCTGGCCAAggaggtgcagcagcagctccggATGGAG CTGCGGGACCTGCAGGAGAAGTACGCCGAGTGCGGGGGGATGCTGCAGGAGGCCCAGGAGGAGGTCAAGAACCTGCGCGGCCGCAGCCTCCCCAACAGCACCGTCAGCCGCTACGGCGCGACCAGCCTCCTGCCCGTG GACTCGCTGGCGGCTGAGATCAAGGGGATGATGAGGAAGGGGACAGACAGCTCCTCCTCAGACTACAG GAGCTACCTGCGCGTCTTTGAGACGGTGAAAGCGGTGAACCAGGCGGCCAAAGCCAAGTCTTGCTCCGAGTCTCCCCACAACATGCCGGGCTCCAAGCAGTTGTCAGCCGCCCCCTCCGGGGGGGCCAGCACCCCCCGCACCGTCTGCTCCGGCTCCGAGGGCACCCG GGCCCCGGGGCAGCAGGACCTGGAGGCCGCGGTGCAGCGGCTGTCGGCGCAGCAGCAGAGCCATGCCTCGGAGGAGCGCTCCTTCTTCGAGGCGGAGCGGGAGCACAAGCTGTGGCGGCTGAGGGACGGGGAGGGCTCCAGCGGCTTCCTCACCCCCGACGAGAGCATCGTCTCCACTGGGACCAACTACTCGGGGGGCTCCGAGCTCACAGCCGGCTCCGGCTTCTCCCTCGGCTCCCTCACCTACCTGCCCGACAAGCTGCAGATCGTGAAGCCCCTGGAAG gCTCTGTGACACTCCACCACTGGCAGCAGCTGGCACGGCCCAACCTGGGGGGGATCCTGGTGCCCCGTCCCGGGGTGCTCACCAAAGACTTCAGGCAGCTGGACACCGACCTGGAGGAGGTCTACAGCCTCAACGACCTGGAGGAGGACGACGTGGACGCCAGCTCCTTCCAGCTGCTCCCTACCTCAGTGCCCACCAAAGCCAAGGAGCGCCCCGGGG TCTGTATAACGCCGTCGTGCCTTCTTGTGGGCCCTTTGAGGGGCTGA